The proteins below are encoded in one region of Bacillus alveayuensis:
- a CDS encoding exodeoxyribonuclease VII small subunit (product_source=KO:K03602; cath_funfam=1.10.287.1040; cog=COG1722; ko=KO:K03602; pfam=PF02609; superfamily=116842; tigrfam=TIGR01280), which produces MKEEKELTFEQAMEQLEQIVEKLEEGDVPLEKAIQYFQEGMLLSKICHEKLTHAERQMDLILKDNGQLEPFEIQEEE; this is translated from the coding sequence GTGAAAGAAGAAAAAGAGTTAACATTTGAACAGGCAATGGAACAATTAGAACAAATTGTTGAAAAATTAGAAGAAGGTGATGTTCCTCTTGAAAAAGCGATTCAATATTTTCAGGAAGGGATGCTATTATCAAAGATTTGTCATGAAAAGTTAACGCATGCGGAAAGACAAATGGATCTTATTTTAAAAGATAATGGACAATTAGAGCCATTTGAAATACAGGAGGAAGAATAA
- a CDS encoding geranylgeranyl diphosphate synthase type II (product_source=KO:K13789; cath_funfam=1.10.600.10; cog=COG0142; ko=KO:K13789; pfam=PF00348; superfamily=48576), with translation MSASIQSFLIERKTVIESLLPSHIERLNAPEKIKKAMLYSLNAGGKRLRPVLVLAVLNSYNKEESIGYPVACAIEMIHTYSLIHDDLPCMDNDDLRRGKPTNHKVFGEALAVLAGDGLLTESFRIIAEQEDVEAQKKVLLIAELAKACGVEGMVGGQVADLEGEGKALTLSDLEFIHEHKTAKLLAYSIIAGAILANAAEEDILKLKKFAFHMGIAFQIRDDILDIEGNEEVIGKPVGSDTTNQKATYPSLLTMDGAKKKLFEHQAKAKEILHTLSISTKLLEDFCDLVVSREY, from the coding sequence GTGAGCGCATCCATTCAGAGCTTTTTAATAGAGAGGAAAACGGTGATCGAGTCCCTTCTTCCGTCACACATAGAGCGATTGAATGCTCCTGAAAAAATTAAAAAAGCGATGCTATACTCGCTGAATGCTGGCGGGAAAAGACTTCGCCCTGTTTTAGTTCTAGCTGTGTTAAATTCCTATAATAAAGAAGAATCCATCGGCTATCCGGTTGCTTGTGCGATTGAAATGATTCATACGTATTCCTTAATTCATGATGATCTTCCATGTATGGACAATGATGATTTAAGACGTGGAAAACCGACAAACCATAAAGTGTTCGGCGAAGCATTAGCGGTTTTGGCCGGTGACGGGTTATTAACCGAAAGTTTTCGAATCATTGCCGAGCAAGAAGATGTAGAAGCACAAAAAAAGGTGCTTCTTATAGCCGAATTAGCAAAAGCTTGCGGTGTTGAAGGAATGGTTGGTGGACAAGTAGCAGATCTAGAAGGAGAAGGAAAAGCTTTAACGTTGTCTGACCTAGAATTTATTCATGAACATAAGACAGCAAAGCTATTAGCATATAGTATTATCGCTGGCGCTATCCTTGCAAACGCAGCTGAAGAAGACATTTTAAAATTAAAAAAATTTGCGTTTCACATGGGGATTGCCTTCCAAATTCGCGACGATATATTGGATATTGAAGGAAATGAAGAAGTGATTGGTAAGCCGGTTGGCTCTGATACGACAAATCAAAAAGCAACTTATCCATCTTTATTAACAATGGATGGTGCAAAGAAAAAGCTTTTTGAACATCAAGCAAAAGCGAAGGAAATACTGCATACATTATCCATAAGTACAAAATTACTGGAAGACTTTTGCGACCTTGTTGTATCAAGGGAATACTAA
- a CDS encoding CBS domain containing-hemolysin-like protein (product_source=COG1253; cog=COG1253; transmembrane_helix_parts=Outside_1_14,TMhelix_15_37,Inside_38_43,TMhelix_44_66,Outside_67_101,TMhelix_102_124,Inside_125_130,TMhelix_131_153,Outside_154_204), whose protein sequence is MRELFQQSFKWSFGIAVITFVLAALFSIISTALLGGVGWALGMLIVLFIVLIGIFFDMLGIAATAANEVPFHAMASKRIPGARQAIHIIRNADRFSNFCNDVIGDISGIISGTASAIVILNLTLSLNFKQGSIHEFAISVLLTSIVAALTVGGKAFGKTFAIRYSTDIIYQVGKLFNFLENRFNIVVIKDNKGKNKKQRKQNRK, encoded by the coding sequence ATGAGAGAACTTTTTCAACAATCATTTAAATGGAGCTTTGGAATAGCCGTTATCACATTTGTGTTAGCGGCTCTTTTTTCAATTATATCGACAGCATTGTTAGGCGGAGTTGGTTGGGCACTCGGGATGCTCATTGTTCTATTCATTGTTTTAATTGGGATTTTTTTTGATATGCTAGGAATTGCAGCTACAGCTGCCAATGAGGTTCCTTTTCATGCAATGGCATCAAAACGAATTCCAGGGGCGAGGCAAGCCATTCACATTATTCGCAATGCTGACCGCTTCTCGAACTTTTGTAATGATGTCATTGGCGATATATCTGGTATTATTAGTGGAACGGCTTCAGCCATTGTTATTTTAAATTTAACCTTATCGTTAAATTTTAAGCAAGGGTCGATTCATGAGTTTGCCATATCCGTTCTTTTAACTAGTATTGTCGCAGCTTTGACTGTAGGAGGAAAAGCATTTGGAAAAACCTTTGCTATCCGTTATTCTACAGATATAATATATCAGGTAGGAAAATTATTTAATTTTTTAGAGAATCGTTTTAATATTGTAGTGATAAAAGATAATAAAGGGAAAAATAAGAAGCAGCGAAAACAGAATCGAAAGTGA
- a CDS encoding 1-deoxy-D-xylulose-5-phosphate synthase (product_source=KO:K01662; cath_funfam=3.40.50.920,3.40.50.970; cog=COG1154; ko=KO:K01662; pfam=PF02779,PF02780,PF13292; superfamily=52518,52922; tigrfam=TIGR00204), with protein sequence MDLMSIKNPKFLKNLSNDELEQLSADIRHFLIQQLSKTGGHIGPNLGVVELTIALHKEFDSPKDKIIWDVGHQSYVHKILTGRAEQFDTLRQYKGLSGFPKRAESEHDVWETGHSSTSLSAAMGMVIARDLKRTNEYIIPVIGDGALTGGMALEALNHIGHEQKDIIVVLNDNEMSIAPNVGALHNILGRLRTAGKYHWVKDELEYLLKKIPAVGGKLAQTAERVKDSLKYFFVSGMFFEELGFTYLGPVDGHNFNDLFENLRYAKKTKGPVLLHVITKKGKGYLPAESDKVGTWHGTGPYKIETGDFVKPKNTAPSWSGLVSETVRKIAREDKRIVAITPAMPVGSKLEGFREEFPDRMFDVGIAEQHAVTLAAGLAQAKMKPFLAIYSTFLQRGYDQIVHDVCRQNLNVFFGIDRAGLVGADGETHHGVFDIAFLRHVPNIVLMMPKDENEGQHMVYTALKYDDGPIAVRYPRGNGLGVPLDKQLKEIPIGTWEVLKDGSDVCILTFGTTIGMALEAANELEDRDLSVRVVNARFIKPLDEQMLHGIFSENIPVLTIEEAVLQGGFGSAVLEFASQHNYEHAKIKRMGIPDTFVEHGSVTKLLKEVQLTKEAAIDSILTLTPVKEKGMNYG encoded by the coding sequence TTGGATCTAATGTCTATAAAAAATCCGAAATTTCTAAAAAATTTATCGAACGATGAGCTAGAACAACTGAGTGCTGACATTCGCCATTTTTTAATTCAACAATTATCGAAAACAGGGGGACATATTGGGCCGAATCTAGGCGTTGTCGAATTGACAATCGCTTTACATAAAGAATTTGATAGTCCAAAGGATAAAATTATTTGGGATGTCGGACATCAATCATATGTTCATAAAATTTTAACAGGTCGAGCCGAACAATTTGATACACTTAGACAGTATAAAGGGTTATCAGGTTTTCCAAAGCGAGCTGAAAGTGAGCATGATGTATGGGAAACCGGTCATAGCTCGACTTCCTTATCTGCTGCGATGGGAATGGTCATAGCTCGGGATTTAAAACGAACGAATGAATATATTATTCCAGTTATTGGTGATGGTGCGCTGACAGGTGGAATGGCGCTTGAAGCCCTTAATCATATCGGACATGAACAGAAGGATATTATTGTTGTGTTAAATGATAATGAAATGTCCATTGCCCCAAATGTCGGTGCTCTTCACAACATATTAGGGAGGCTGCGAACGGCTGGTAAATATCATTGGGTGAAGGATGAATTAGAATATTTATTGAAAAAAATTCCTGCAGTTGGTGGGAAATTAGCACAGACAGCCGAGCGGGTAAAAGATAGTCTAAAATATTTTTTTGTGTCTGGAATGTTTTTTGAGGAACTTGGCTTCACGTATTTAGGGCCAGTTGATGGCCATAACTTTAACGATTTATTTGAAAACTTGCGATATGCGAAAAAAACAAAAGGTCCTGTTTTATTGCACGTTATCACGAAAAAAGGGAAAGGTTACTTGCCTGCAGAATCAGATAAAGTAGGGACGTGGCATGGGACAGGCCCGTATAAGATTGAAACAGGAGATTTTGTAAAACCAAAAAATACCGCTCCTTCATGGAGTGGACTTGTTAGTGAAACGGTTCGGAAAATAGCAAGAGAGGATAAACGAATTGTAGCCATTACACCAGCAATGCCTGTCGGTTCGAAGTTGGAAGGATTTCGTGAAGAATTTCCTGATCGAATGTTTGATGTAGGCATTGCTGAGCAGCATGCCGTTACGCTTGCTGCTGGGTTAGCGCAGGCCAAAATGAAGCCGTTTTTAGCGATTTATTCAACATTTTTGCAGCGTGGGTATGACCAAATTGTGCATGACGTCTGTCGCCAAAATTTAAACGTTTTCTTTGGCATCGATCGAGCAGGTCTTGTTGGGGCAGACGGTGAAACACATCATGGAGTTTTTGATATCGCCTTTTTGCGTCATGTTCCGAACATCGTCTTAATGATGCCGAAAGACGAGAATGAAGGGCAGCATATGGTTTACACAGCGCTGAAATATGATGATGGTCCTATAGCTGTCCGTTATCCGCGTGGAAATGGTTTAGGTGTACCACTTGATAAACAATTAAAGGAGATTCCAATAGGTACATGGGAAGTGCTGAAAGATGGTTCAGACGTTTGTATTTTAACATTTGGTACAACGATTGGAATGGCGCTAGAAGCTGCGAATGAACTAGAAGATCGAGATCTATCTGTACGTGTTGTCAACGCAAGATTTATTAAGCCGCTTGATGAACAAATGCTGCATGGTATATTTTCCGAAAACATTCCGGTGTTAACCATTGAAGAAGCGGTGCTTCAAGGTGGATTTGGCAGTGCGGTATTAGAATTTGCTTCACAGCACAACTATGAACATGCCAAAATTAAGCGAATGGGAATACCAGATACGTTTGTTGAACATGGAAGCGTTACGAAGCTGCTTAAAGAAGTACAGCTAACAAAAGAAGCAGCAATCGATTCCATTTTAACACTTACACCTGTGAAAGAAAAAGGAATGAATTATGGGTAA
- a CDS encoding 23S rRNA (cytidine1920-2'-O)/16S rRNA (cytidine1409-2'-O)-methyltransferase (product_source=KO:K06442; cath_funfam=3.10.290.10; cog=COG1189; ko=KO:K06442; pfam=PF01479,PF01728; smart=SM00363; superfamily=53335; tigrfam=TIGR00478) produces the protein MGKKERLDVLLVERGLAESREKAKRSIMAGLVYSNEQRMDKPGEKVDRDIPLTIKGNVLPYVSRGGLKLEKALKEFQLNIQDKIMVDIGASTGGFTDCALQNGVKLSYAIDVGYNQLAWKLRQDERVVVMERTNFRYVTAVDFPYGLPEFATIDVSFISLKLILPVLKFILVPKSHIIALVKPQFEAGKENVGKKGIVRERKVHEHVLRDISTFALEQGFDCVNLTFSPITGGDGNIEFLLHLYFEGAKERGEIHFKQNIEEIVAKAHQELKSKSN, from the coding sequence ATGGGTAAAAAAGAGCGATTAGATGTTTTATTGGTTGAAAGAGGCCTCGCTGAATCTAGAGAAAAAGCAAAAAGATCCATTATGGCAGGACTTGTCTATAGTAATGAGCAAAGAATGGACAAGCCTGGTGAAAAGGTCGATCGAGACATTCCTCTTACAATAAAAGGGAATGTTTTGCCATATGTAAGCCGCGGCGGCTTAAAGCTTGAAAAAGCGTTAAAAGAATTTCAGCTAAATATTCAAGATAAAATTATGGTCGATATCGGAGCATCTACAGGAGGATTTACGGACTGTGCCTTGCAAAATGGTGTGAAATTGTCTTATGCCATTGATGTTGGGTATAATCAGCTTGCTTGGAAGCTAAGGCAAGATGAGCGCGTTGTCGTAATGGAAAGAACGAATTTCCGCTACGTAACAGCCGTCGATTTCCCATATGGATTACCGGAATTTGCGACTATTGATGTGTCTTTTATTTCCTTAAAACTCATATTGCCTGTATTAAAATTTATTTTAGTCCCCAAAAGCCATATTATTGCTCTTGTTAAGCCACAATTTGAAGCTGGTAAAGAAAACGTTGGGAAAAAAGGCATTGTAAGAGAACGAAAAGTTCATGAACATGTATTGCGAGACATTTCGACATTTGCATTAGAGCAAGGCTTTGATTGTGTAAACCTTACCTTTTCACCGATAACTGGAGGCGATGGGAATATTGAGTTTTTGCTCCATCTTTATTTTGAAGGGGCGAAAGAGAGAGGAGAAATCCATTTTAAACAAAATATAGAAGAAATTGTCGCAAAAGCACATCAAGAATTAAAGAGCAAATCTAATTAG
- a CDS encoding transcriptional regulator of arginine metabolism (product_source=KO:K03402; cath_funfam=1.10.10.10,3.30.1360.40; cog=COG1438; ko=KO:K03402; pfam=PF01316,PF02863; smart=SM00292; superfamily=46785,55252; tigrfam=TIGR01529), translating into MNKGQRHIKIRELITNFDIETQDELVDMLKSAGFNVTQATVSRDIKELHLVKVPMPDGRYKYSLPADQRFNPLQKLKRALMDAFVKIDSAGHLLVMKTMPGNAHAIGALIDNLDWDEILGTICGDDTILIICRTSKDTEVLTKRFLDML; encoded by the coding sequence ATGAATAAAGGGCAAAGACATATTAAAATACGAGAGCTCATTACAAATTTTGACATTGAAACACAAGATGAACTCGTGGATATGTTAAAAAGTGCAGGATTTAACGTGACACAAGCAACTGTGTCTCGCGATATTAAAGAATTGCATTTAGTGAAAGTGCCGATGCCAGATGGGCGCTACAAATATAGTCTTCCAGCAGATCAACGCTTTAATCCCTTGCAAAAATTAAAGAGAGCGTTAATGGATGCTTTTGTGAAAATTGATTCTGCTGGGCATTTACTAGTCATGAAAACAATGCCAGGAAATGCTCATGCGATCGGTGCATTAATCGATAATTTAGATTGGGATGAAATATTAGGGACTATTTGTGGAGATGATACGATTCTCATCATTTGTAGAACTTCAAAAGATACAGAAGTATTAACGAAAAGATTTTTGGACATGCTTTAA
- a CDS encoding DNA repair protein RecN (Recombination protein N) (product_source=KO:K03631; cath_funfam=1.20.58.90,3.40.50.300; cog=COG0497; ko=KO:K03631; pfam=PF02463; smart=SM00382; superfamily=52540; tigrfam=TIGR00634): MLAELSIKNFAIIESLTLSFDKGLTVLTGETGAGKSIIIDAISLLAGGRGSSEFVRFGEKRAEIEGLFLIDDETHPCIEKCRDFGIDITDGMVILRRDITANGKSICRVNGKLVTIAILREIGRLLVDIHGQHDNQELMDESRHLFLLDEYGSDEIQKAKEIYVQLYRKFLDIKQRLKRLTENEQEMAHRLDLIQFQLKEIEDANLEPEEDVKLQEERKKIVNFEKVFKALQNAYDALQGEQRGLDWLGLAMSHLEDVSNINEKLHEMSEALSNHYYIIEDLTYQLRNELDQLEFDPQRLDIIEERLNEINHLKRKYGQSVEEILQYAAKIEEEIETIQNRDSHLHTLREELESIQKDLLVEAENVSKLRKKWAKKLIQQIKEELKALYMDKTTFDVKFLQDVTEVKFTQDGIDQVEFYLSTNPGEPLKPLAKVASGGELSRIMLAMKSIFSKHQGITSIIFDEVDTGVSGRVAQAIGEKIYRVSEGSQVLCITHLPQVAAMADHHLYISKETIDGRTKTHVKTLNEEEKIKEIGRMIAGVEVTELTKQHAKELLKMAFQVKSS; encoded by the coding sequence ATGCTAGCGGAATTATCGATAAAAAATTTTGCCATTATTGAGTCTTTAACTTTGTCCTTTGATAAAGGATTAACTGTGCTGACTGGAGAGACTGGTGCGGGAAAGTCCATCATTATTGATGCTATTTCGTTATTAGCGGGTGGACGGGGATCATCGGAATTTGTCCGATTTGGTGAAAAACGCGCCGAAATTGAAGGGTTATTTTTAATCGATGATGAAACACATCCATGTATAGAAAAATGTCGTGATTTTGGAATTGATATAACGGATGGAATGGTTATTTTACGACGTGATATTACGGCAAACGGAAAAAGCATTTGTCGAGTCAATGGAAAGCTCGTGACCATTGCTATTCTTCGAGAAATTGGCAGGCTTTTAGTCGATATACATGGGCAGCATGATAATCAAGAATTAATGGATGAAAGTAGACATTTATTTTTGCTTGATGAATATGGATCTGATGAAATTCAGAAAGCGAAAGAAATTTACGTTCAATTATATCGAAAATTTTTAGATATAAAACAAAGACTAAAGCGGCTAACAGAAAATGAACAGGAGATGGCTCATCGTTTAGATTTAATTCAATTTCAGCTGAAGGAAATTGAAGACGCTAATCTAGAGCCAGAGGAAGATGTGAAGCTCCAGGAAGAACGGAAGAAGATTGTAAACTTTGAAAAAGTGTTTAAGGCGCTTCAAAATGCCTACGATGCTTTACAAGGGGAACAACGGGGATTAGATTGGCTCGGTCTTGCCATGAGCCATCTAGAGGATGTTTCAAATATAAATGAAAAACTCCATGAAATGTCGGAAGCTTTGTCAAATCATTATTATATCATCGAGGATTTAACGTACCAGCTGCGAAATGAGTTAGACCAATTAGAATTTGACCCGCAAAGATTAGACATTATTGAGGAAAGGCTAAATGAAATTAATCATTTAAAGAGAAAATATGGTCAATCAGTTGAAGAAATTTTACAATATGCTGCCAAAATTGAAGAGGAAATCGAAACGATTCAAAATCGAGACAGTCATTTACATACGCTAAGAGAAGAATTGGAATCGATTCAAAAAGATTTACTTGTAGAAGCGGAAAATGTATCAAAGCTTCGTAAAAAATGGGCCAAAAAGCTAATTCAGCAAATAAAAGAAGAATTAAAAGCTTTATATATGGATAAAACAACATTTGATGTAAAATTTCTCCAAGATGTAACAGAAGTAAAATTTACACAAGATGGAATCGATCAAGTTGAATTTTATCTTTCAACAAACCCTGGTGAGCCATTAAAACCTTTAGCAAAAGTAGCTTCTGGCGGTGAACTTTCCCGAATTATGCTAGCAATGAAATCAATTTTTTCTAAGCATCAAGGGATTACTTCCATCATTTTTGACGAAGTGGACACGGGAGTTAGTGGTCGTGTTGCCCAAGCAATAGGAGAAAAAATTTATCGAGTTTCAGAAGGTTCACAAGTTTTATGTATTACCCACTTACCTCAAGTTGCCGCAATGGCGGATCATCATTTGTATATATCTAAAGAAACGATTGACGGTCGAACGAAGACACATGTAAAAACGTTAAATGAAGAGGAAAAAATTAAGGAAATTGGCCGCATGATTGCTGGAGTAGAAGTAACAGAATTAACGAAACAACATGCTAAAGAGCTTTTGAAGATGGCATTTCAGGTGAAAAGCAGCTAG
- a CDS encoding stage IV sporulation protein B (product_source=KO:K06399; cath_funfam=2.30.42.10; cog=COG0750; ko=KO:K06399; pfam=PF05580,PF13180; smart=SM00228,SM00316; superfamily=50156,50494; tigrfam=TIGR02860): MIIEKIRKIVGAILLVSLICLGFSDSVKQYVSMPQEIKLFEKDHFSFHHVIPTFANATQQSTNAFILAQNEAELQVSGQNSGKGEIVYDIGGFPIKKVSVDVLPALKVIPGGQSIGVKLNSLGVLVVGYHQIETDDGKKSPGEAAGIKIGDIITKINGKKIEKMSEVTPFIQEAGKTGNPLNLVVKRNNELIETTLKPVKDHHDQSYRIGLYIRDSAAGIGTMTFYEPKSKKFGALGHVISDIDTKKPIVVHEGKIVRSTVTSIEKGSNGKPGEKLAKFSGEREEIGKITGNTPFGIFGTLNKDIQNGIMDQPIPIALSHEVKKGPAKILTVVDQDKVEAFDVEIVSIVNQKFPATKGMVIKITDEKLLQKTGGIVQGMSGSPIIQDGKLVGAVTHVFVNDPTSGYGVHIEWMLQDAGIDLYNTKQKAS, translated from the coding sequence ATGATCATTGAAAAAATTAGAAAAATAGTTGGTGCGATTCTCCTTGTTTCTTTAATATGTTTAGGTTTTTCCGATTCAGTTAAACAATATGTATCAATGCCACAAGAAATAAAATTATTTGAAAAAGATCATTTTTCTTTCCATCACGTTATTCCTACTTTTGCCAATGCTACACAACAATCAACCAACGCTTTTATATTGGCCCAAAATGAAGCGGAATTACAAGTAAGTGGACAAAATAGTGGGAAAGGTGAAATTGTTTATGATATAGGTGGATTTCCAATTAAAAAAGTTTCCGTTGATGTACTCCCTGCTTTAAAAGTTATACCCGGGGGGCAATCAATCGGGGTTAAGTTAAATTCTTTAGGTGTATTAGTTGTTGGTTATCACCAAATTGAAACAGATGACGGAAAAAAATCCCCTGGTGAAGCAGCAGGGATTAAAATTGGAGATATTATAACAAAAATAAACGGGAAGAAAATTGAGAAAATGAGCGAAGTCACTCCTTTTATTCAAGAAGCAGGTAAGACAGGAAATCCGCTAAATCTTGTCGTCAAGCGAAATAATGAATTAATTGAAACGACGCTTAAACCTGTCAAAGATCATCATGATCAATCATACCGAATTGGTTTATATATTCGCGATTCTGCTGCAGGGATTGGGACTATGACTTTTTATGAACCGAAATCAAAAAAGTTCGGTGCTCTCGGACATGTAATTTCCGACATTGATACAAAAAAACCAATAGTTGTTCATGAAGGTAAAATCGTTCGTTCAACAGTTACGTCCATTGAAAAAGGAAGCAATGGAAAACCTGGAGAAAAATTAGCCAAGTTTTCTGGGGAAAGAGAAGAAATAGGAAAAATTACAGGAAATACTCCTTTTGGGATTTTTGGAACATTAAATAAAGATATCCAAAATGGAATTATGGATCAACCCATCCCAATAGCTTTATCTCATGAAGTAAAAAAAGGACCAGCGAAAATTTTAACAGTTGTTGACCAAGATAAAGTTGAAGCATTTGATGTCGAAATCGTCAGCATAGTTAATCAAAAATTCCCAGCTACTAAAGGAATGGTAATTAAAATAACAGATGAAAAATTGCTTCAAAAAACGGGAGGTATCGTTCAAGGAATGAGCGGTAGTCCAATTATTCAAGATGGAAAACTAGTTGGAGCCGTTACCCACGTATTTGTGAATGATCCTACTTCAGGGTACGGTGTTCATATAGAATGGATGCTGCAAGATGCTGGAATTGATCTATATAATACGAAACAAAAAGCGAGCTAA
- a CDS encoding two-component system response regulator (stage 0 sporulation protein A) (product_source=KO:K07699; cath_funfam=1.10.10.10,3.40.50.2300; cog=COG4753; ko=KO:K07699; pfam=PF00072,PF08769; smart=SM00448; superfamily=46894,52172; tigrfam=TIGR02875), translated as MKKIKVCIVDDNKELVSLLEEYLSSQDDMDVIGVAYNGLECLKMLKEKEPDVLLLDIIMPHLDGLAVLEKLRDMEKPKNLNVIMLTAFGQEDVTKKAVDLGAAYFILKPFDMESLASHIRQVSGKTSSVLKRSQASSKVQKEDRANNLDASITSIIHEIGVPAHIKGYLYLREAISMVYKDIELLGSITKVLYPDIAKKYNTTASRVERAIRHAIEVAWSRGNIESISNLFGYTVSMSKAKPTNSEFIAMVADKLRLEHKAS; from the coding sequence GTGAAAAAGATTAAAGTCTGTATTGTAGATGATAACAAAGAGCTTGTTTCTTTATTAGAAGAGTATTTATCCAGTCAGGACGATATGGATGTCATTGGTGTTGCGTACAACGGACTAGAGTGTTTAAAAATGTTAAAGGAAAAAGAACCTGATGTTCTTTTATTAGACATCATTATGCCTCATTTAGATGGTTTAGCTGTTTTAGAAAAGCTTCGTGATATGGAAAAACCAAAAAATTTAAATGTGATCATGTTAACTGCTTTTGGACAGGAAGATGTCACGAAAAAAGCAGTCGATCTCGGGGCTGCTTATTTTATATTAAAACCGTTCGATATGGAAAGTTTAGCAAGCCATATACGGCAAGTAAGCGGGAAAACTTCATCTGTATTAAAGCGGTCTCAAGCATCTTCGAAAGTACAAAAAGAAGATAGGGCGAACAATTTAGATGCAAGTATTACAAGCATTATTCATGAAATCGGTGTACCAGCTCATATAAAAGGGTATTTATATTTACGCGAAGCTATTTCAATGGTCTATAAAGACATTGAACTATTGGGTTCAATTACGAAAGTTCTTTATCCTGACATAGCTAAAAAATATAATACGACAGCTTCTCGTGTTGAGCGTGCCATTCGTCATGCCATTGAAGTTGCTTGGAGTAGAGGCAATATTGAATCCATCTCCAACTTATTTGGCTACACCGTCAGCATGTCCAAAGCAAAACCGACGAACTCCGAATTCATCGCGATGGTTGCCGATAAATTACGCTTAGAGCATAAAGCTTCTTGA
- a CDS encoding glycerophosphoryl diester phosphodiesterase (product_source=KO:K01126; cath_funfam=3.20.20.190; cog=COG0584; ko=KO:K01126; pfam=PF03009; superfamily=51695): MTQIFAHRGASREYPENTMLAFEAAYQQNADGIELDVQMTKDGILVVIHDETLDRTTNAAGWVKDYSYAELQHVDASYQFPQYAGQCQIPTLDQVFSWAKRKQSLFLNIELKNSVIEYPHLEKKVIHLIRQFQLENRVVLSSFNHYSLVEVHRLTDEIPTAILYREWLYEPWKYAKQLQSSGIHPHFTSLQKESIIRKAREENISVRAYTVNNLNVMEQLFRWNIPGIITDIPKKALEVKKKVSSQVL; encoded by the coding sequence ATGACTCAAATTTTTGCTCATCGTGGTGCCAGCCGAGAATATCCAGAGAACACGATGCTAGCTTTTGAAGCAGCATATCAACAAAATGCGGATGGAATTGAACTTGATGTCCAAATGACAAAAGATGGTATTCTCGTCGTCATCCATGATGAAACACTAGATAGAACGACAAACGCAGCCGGATGGGTAAAAGACTATTCATATGCCGAGCTGCAGCATGTTGATGCTTCCTATCAGTTTCCACAATATGCCGGGCAATGCCAGATTCCGACATTAGATCAGGTGTTTTCTTGGGCCAAACGAAAACAATCTTTGTTCTTGAACATCGAATTAAAAAACAGTGTCATTGAATACCCTCATTTAGAGAAAAAAGTGATTCATTTGATTCGGCAATTTCAACTAGAAAATCGAGTCGTTCTTTCTTCGTTTAACCATTATAGTCTCGTAGAAGTTCATCGGCTGACGGATGAAATTCCAACAGCGATTTTATATCGTGAATGGTTATACGAGCCTTGGAAGTATGCAAAACAATTACAGTCTTCTGGAATTCATCCTCATTTTACTTCATTGCAAAAGGAATCCATTATTAGAAAGGCAAGAGAAGAAAATATTTCTGTTCGCGCTTACACAGTAAACAACCTAAACGTCATGGAACAATTATTTCGCTGGAATATTCCGGGCATTATAACCGATATTCCGAAAAAAGCCTTGGAAGTGAAGAAAAAAGTAAGTAGCCAAGTTTTATGA